A single window of Rhodamnia argentea isolate NSW1041297 chromosome 5, ASM2092103v1, whole genome shotgun sequence DNA harbors:
- the LOC125315231 gene encoding RNA pseudouridine synthase 4, mitochondrial-like, protein MPVQGGVGISRSLDEVAITCLKYDHQENPRLVHRLDKDCSGILVMGRTQTSATFLHSLFHEKTVGALNNDTDSRKRLLQRKYWALVIGSPRRSKGVISAPLGKVLMDNGKSDRTTIINGSHTIPSHHALTEYQVIESRHGYTWLELSPLTGRKHQVCYNQDVYIPKKELESRFCLISLRAHL, encoded by the exons ATGCCTGTTCAA GGTGGTGTAGGCATCAGTAGAAGCTTGGATGAGGTGGCCATTACTTGTTTGAAGTATGATCACCAAGAAAACCCTCGGCTG gTGCACAGACTTGACAAAGATTGCAGTGGCATCCTGGTGATGGGCAGGACACAAACAAGTGCAACATTTTTGCACTCCCTATTCCATGAGAAAACTGTTGGAGCATTAAACAAT GATACTGATAGCAGAAAGAGATTATTGCAACGGAAGTATTGGGCACTTGTCATTGGATCACCTAGGCGATCAAAGGGAGTGATTTCTGCACCACTGGGAAAG GTGCTGATGGACAATGGGAAATCAGATCGTACAACGATTATCAATGGCAGTCATACGATCCCATCTCATCATGCACTAACAGAGTATCAAGTGATTGAATCTCGTCATG GCTATACGTGGCTAGAGCTGTCACCGCTCACTGGAAGAAAGCATCAGGTATGTTATAACCAAGATGTTTACATTCCCAAAAAAGAACTTGAATCAAGATTTTGTCTTATCAGTTTACGTGCACATCTCTGA